A single window of Engraulis encrasicolus isolate BLACKSEA-1 chromosome 20, IST_EnEncr_1.0, whole genome shotgun sequence DNA harbors:
- the lypla2 gene encoding acyl-protein thioesterase 2 encodes MCGNNMSVPLLAEAVTVSGTEKETAAVIFLHGLGDSGHGWADAMTSIRLPHVKYICPHAPRIPVTLNMKMVMPSWFDLMGLTPDCPEDEAGIKRASENIKAIIEHEAKNGIPPNRVMLGGFSQGGALSLYTALTCQHQLAGVVGLSCWLPLHTSFPQAASNSGNRETPILQCHGEMDPMIPVQFGAMTAEKLKTIVSPQKVTFITYPGVMHSSCPQEMSAVKEFIEKQLPRI; translated from the exons ATGTGTGGTAATAACATGTCTGTGCCGCTGCTTGCCGAGGCTGTGACGGTGTCGGGCACCGAGAAGGAGACGGccgca GTGATCTTCCTCCATGGGCTGGGAGACTCTGG aCATGGCTGGGCGGATGCTATGACATCCATTCGGCTGCCCCATGTGAAGTACATCTGCCCACACGC GCCTAGAATACCTGTCACCCTCAACATGAAGATGGTTATGCCCTCATG GTTCGATCTCATGGGTCTGACTCCAGATTGCCCTGAGGATGAAGCTGGCATCAAGCGGGCATCAGAGAATa TCAAGGCCATTATTGAACACGAGGCCAAGAATGGGATCCCACCCAACCGCGTGATGCTGGGAGGCTTCTCACAG GGCGGCGCTCTCTCCCTGTACACTGCACTCACCTGCCAGCACCAGCTCGCGGGTGTGGTGGGACTCAGCTGCTGGCTACCTCTACACACGTCTTTTCCTCAG GCGGCGAGCAACAGTGGTAACCGGGAGACGCCCATCCTGCAGTGTCACGGCGAGATGGACCCCATGATCCCCGTGCAGTTCGGAGCCATGACGGCCGAGAAGCTCAAGACCATCGTGTCGCCACAGAAAGTCACCTTCATCACCTACCCAGGGGTCATGCATAGCTCCtgtcctcag gAGATGTCTGCTGTGAAGGAGTTTATTGAGAAACAGCTGCCCCGAATCTGA
- the pithd1 gene encoding PITH domain-containing protein 1, whose protein sequence is MSGHGHGHGGGHQHGCCEHEHEPAERGVEYALFQRIDLEKMQCLNESRDGDGKLVFKPWDQRTDREKFVESDADEELLFNIPFTGSVKLKGIIISGEDDETHPAEMRLFKNIPHMSFDDTRREPEQAFRLNRDPLAELEYPTKIARFSNVQHLSIHISRNFGEESTRVYYIGLRGEYTEAYRHEVTICNYEASANPADHKVENITPQTQFIS, encoded by the exons ATGTCTGGACACGGCCATGGTCACGGTGGCGGGCACCAACACGGATGTTGTGAACACGAGCATGAGCCCGCAGAACGCGGCGTGGAGTATGCCCTATTTCAGCGTATTGACTTGGAGAAAATGCAGTGCCTGAACGAGAGTCGTGACGGAGACGGTAAGCTCGTGTTTAAACCATGGGACCAGCGCACAGACCGCGAAAAG TTTGTTGAAAGTGACGCAGATGAAGAACTGCTCTTCAATATTCC gttcacCGGCAGCGTGAAGCTGAAGGGAATAATAATCTCTGGAGAGGACGACGAGACACACCCTGCAGAGATGAGACT gtTCAAGAATATCCCACACATGTCGTTTGATGACACAAGACGAGAGCCTGAACAGGCCTTTCGCCTGAACAGAGACCCACTGGCCGAGCTGGAATATCCAACAAA GATTGCCCGCTTCTCCAATGTACAACACCTCTCCATCCACATATCCCGAAACTTTGGTGAAGAGTCGACTCGTGTCTACTACATTGGACTGAGAGGGGAGTACACAGAG GCTTACCGACATGAGGTGACAATCTGTAACTACGAGGCCTCAGCCAACCCAGCCGATCACAAAGTGGAAAACATCACGCCCCAAACACAGTTCATCTCGtga